In a single window of the Prochlorococcus marinus str. AS9601 genome:
- the glyQ gene encoding glycine--tRNA ligase subunit alpha → MFFQEIIQNLNNFWSEEGCLIMQPYDTEKGAGTMNPHTFLRAIGPEPWSVAYAEPCRRPTDGRFGDNPNRAQHYFQYQVIIKPSPEGIQEKYLTSLESLGINPRNHDIRFVEDNWESPTLGAWGVGWEVWLDGMEVTQFTYFQQCGGIDCNPIPIEITYGLERIAMFLQDKESIWDLNWNKNLKYSDIWLQFEKSQCSYNFTESSAENLRKLFEIYQDEANNLIEKKLTYPALDYVLKCSHTFNLLDARGVISVTDRAQYIEKIRKLAREVASSWVDERESLNYPLIKN, encoded by the coding sequence ATGTTTTTTCAGGAGATAATTCAAAATCTAAATAATTTTTGGTCAGAAGAAGGTTGTTTGATTATGCAGCCATATGATACTGAAAAGGGTGCTGGGACAATGAATCCGCATACTTTTTTAAGGGCTATTGGACCAGAGCCTTGGAGTGTAGCTTATGCGGAGCCATGTAGAAGACCTACAGATGGGCGTTTTGGTGATAATCCAAATAGGGCGCAACATTACTTTCAATATCAAGTAATAATAAAACCTTCCCCGGAAGGAATACAGGAAAAATATTTGACGTCTCTAGAATCTCTTGGAATTAATCCTAGAAATCATGACATAAGATTTGTGGAAGATAATTGGGAGTCTCCAACACTCGGAGCCTGGGGTGTAGGTTGGGAAGTTTGGCTGGACGGAATGGAAGTTACCCAATTTACTTATTTCCAACAATGCGGAGGTATTGATTGTAATCCAATCCCAATTGAAATCACTTATGGACTAGAGAGGATTGCAATGTTTTTGCAGGATAAGGAAAGTATCTGGGACTTAAATTGGAACAAAAATTTGAAATATAGCGATATTTGGCTTCAATTTGAAAAAAGTCAATGTTCTTATAATTTTACTGAATCTAGTGCTGAAAACCTCAGGAAATTATTTGAAATTTACCAAGATGAGGCAAATAATTTAATTGAAAAAAAATTAACTTATCCGGCCCTTGATTATGTTCTTAAATGTAGTCATACATTTAATTTGCTTGATGCAAGGGGTGTTATTTCAGTTACAGATCGTGCTCAATATATTGAGAAGATCAGAAAACTAGCAAGAGAAGTTGCATCTTCATGGGTAGATGAAAGAGAATCCCTTAACTATCCATTGATAAAGAACTAA
- a CDS encoding DUF1824 family protein translates to MEINKLVDLNNLRSAPQLSNSQEKKLLEELESNIFNADWITIGIMAPSDIKAIETLKSISKKYSSIKFENLGPLHADGSVFLKANQKTSNVFVRSENGLGEGILITCQYDDGLKESNTFGPLPLDFFT, encoded by the coding sequence CTAAGAAGCGCACCTCAATTAAGTAATAGTCAAGAAAAAAAACTTTTAGAGGAATTAGAATCAAATATTTTTAATGCAGATTGGATAACAATAGGAATAATGGCACCAAGTGATATTAAAGCTATTGAAACATTGAAATCAATTTCTAAGAAATATTCCTCAATTAAATTTGAGAATCTAGGCCCCCTTCATGCTGATGGAAGCGTTTTTTTAAAAGCTAATCAAAAAACTAGTAATGTTTTTGTTAGATCTGAAAATGGTCTTGGAGAAGGAATTTTAATAACATGTCAGTATGACGATGGTCTTAAAGAATCTAATACTTTTGGGCCATTACCATTAGATTTTTTTACATAA